Sequence from the Methanosarcina siciliae T4/M genome:
AACTGCAGAAAGGGCAACAGCTGTCCTGACTACCTGTCCCCCACCTTCCCCATATGAACCATCAATTTCTATCATTTCCCTCTCCCTGTCATTTCCCTTTCCCCATATTTCATCCGTTTTTCTTCCCGGGATTTATCTGTATATTTCATCCAATCTCTTGTCCTGACCCTATTACTCTGTTTTCGTCTCCCTCATATTTCTGACTGCGGCTTTTACAGCCGGTATGAGGGGGTCCACAAGCATGGAAACCGGAGGGGCATAGCAGGTTTCAAGGTTAAGAAGGTCTTTGATTGTTGTTTTCTTTCTTATCGCAAGGGAAAGGGCATCGATCCTTTCCTTTATTCCTTCCCCTCCCGCGAGCTGCGCTCCTGCAAGCTGCGCTTCTGCAAGGTCGCCGTCTTTAAAAAAGAGTTTTATATAGATATCCTTTCGATCCGGATAATAGGAAGCTCTTGTGCGCCCGCGGGAAAATCCGTTTATAACTTTTATCCCCTGTCTTTTCACCTGTTCGGGGGTAAGCCCCACTCCTCCGAAATGCAGGTCTCCGGCAACAGCTACCCAGGGGTCGGCAAGGGGCCCAAAAGTAGAATATTTGCCTGTAATGTTATTTCCGATCACGTCTGCCATACGTCGCGCGGTCGTGCCCAGCTGGCTGAGCCTGCTTTCTCCGGTTAGAAGGTCAGTAACTTCCGCACATTCGCCCCCTGCGTATACATTAGACAGGAATTCCTCTCCTGCTTTTACCTGAAGCATTTCATTTACGACTATTCCTCCTGCCTTTCCGATATCTAGCCCTGCCTCGCTGGCAAGACAGACTTCAGGTTTTATCCCGGTTGCCAGGAGCATAAGGTCTGCAGTAAAATGTCTGTCCTTTACGTATACGGTTTTTTCTTTCCAGAAATTTTCAGGTAAAAATAGAGGTTCTCCGGTAATAACCTCCACACCGAGAGTTTCAAGGTGCGCCCTGACAATCGCAGCCATATCGGAATCAAATTGGCTGGAAAGCAGGTCTTTACTCCTGGTAATAAGAATAGTTTTAATCCCTCGCTTTGTAAGGGCTGAGGCACATTCAATTCCTATTATACCTCCCCCTACGATGCATACTGTTTGCGCGGTTTCAAGGGCTTTTCCGAAGAGTTTGCCGTCAGCAAGGCTCCTGAGCGTGAAGCTTCCGTAAGGCAGGATATTTGCCTCGCTTTTGCGAGGTATAAAGGGCAGGCTCCCCGTAGCAATCACCAGTTTGTCATAAGGATAGGTTCTCCTTCCGGTAAGGACGACCTTCCTGGCCAGGTTTATCGACCTTACCTTTTCGTTCAGTTTCGCATCTATGTTTTTTCCCCTGAAAAAACCCGGAGGTTTTACGATCAGTTTTTCAAAATTTTCAATTTCTCTGCCCAGTACAAAAGGAATTCCGCAGTGGCTGTAGGCTGTGTGGGAGTCAGATGAAAGCACAGTTATTTTAAAGTCACTCTGCCTCCTGATCTTGGTAGCAGCCGCCATCCCACAGGCTCCTCCTCCTATAATCACTACCCTTGTGAGCTCTTTCTCTGTCCGGACTTGTGTGGGGGCTTTCCCAGGGACCTCTTCCTGAACTTCAGCTACGGTTTGCATGACTTTACCTGCAGCA
This genomic interval carries:
- a CDS encoding FAD-dependent oxidoreductase; translation: MGSDFGVKDAAGKVMQTVAEVQEEVPGKAPTQVRTEKELTRVVIIGGGACGMAAATKIRRQSDFKITVLSSDSHTAYSHCGIPFVLGREIENFEKLIVKPPGFFRGKNIDAKLNEKVRSINLARKVVLTGRRTYPYDKLVIATGSLPFIPRKSEANILPYGSFTLRSLADGKLFGKALETAQTVCIVGGGIIGIECASALTKRGIKTILITRSKDLLSSQFDSDMAAIVRAHLETLGVEVITGEPLFLPENFWKEKTVYVKDRHFTADLMLLATGIKPEVCLASEAGLDIGKAGGIVVNEMLQVKAGEEFLSNVYAGGECAEVTDLLTGESRLSQLGTTARRMADVIGNNITGKYSTFGPLADPWVAVAGDLHFGGVGLTPEQVKRQGIKVINGFSRGRTRASYYPDRKDIYIKLFFKDGDLAEAQLAGAQLAGGEGIKERIDALSLAIRKKTTIKDLLNLETCYAPPVSMLVDPLIPAVKAAVRNMRETKTE